From the Motacilla alba alba isolate MOTALB_02 chromosome 1, Motacilla_alba_V1.0_pri, whole genome shotgun sequence genome, the window CAGGTTGGTGTTGTCTCAGCTCAGTGCACTTTTCCAGATGCTTGGAGAAGAGTCCAAGCTCAAGTTGGTATTTATATTGGCATACATAAAATTGCTGGCAACAGTGCCTAGAAAGGAGCACTGGTATTCACGCAAACAAAGCATGAAAGGATGCAAAGCAGAGCTTAGTACAGTTTACTGTAGCCTCAAAGTTACAGTACTAGGAAGAAGCCAGCCAGCCTATTTTCCAAACCCATTAAATGCTCTAATATACGCTGCTTTCTCCGGTGCTCCACGAACACCCTCTCACCAGAGGAGAACTGCATTATTACTACTGAAcgggggaaggggaaaataatCTTCAAAGGAGCAAAACCACGCAGTTCTTCACCACTTCCTCCCAAAGGAGCTCATGAACACAGCAAGTCAAGCCAATCCCAAGCAAATCCAGGAGACCCTGCAAAGCTACGTGATTAGGGTCAGATTCATGTCCGCCTTCTTAGCCTTGCTGCCTGGTTTCCTCAACCCTTACATCTGCCACCCCAGATTCAACAGATGTAACAAAGTTAACTGGAGACAGGTGCTTGCCTTATGTCATCAAAGCTGGTAAGGTGGTCACAGTCACTTTTTCCATCCCAACAACATGGATAAAACTAACTCACAATGAGCCCTGCAGAATTTCACCCATTTTTAAAGCAAGGGTGTTGCCCCAGGATTCATATTTTTACAAGGTTATTCTTGCCAACACCAGATCTAGCTCTTACTCTGGCAAAAGTCTGCTGGGAGTTGggtaaatgaaaataagaaaaaacaaagaccACTCTAAATCCTCCTCTCAGTCAGTTAAGAAGTGTAGCACCAGCTTCGGTGAGgagtatttaaaaaaagcatcCAAAAAGATCAGCCCAGGCAGAGTGAAAAGGTATGGTAAAGTAGCCCACCCTTCTCAGCAAAAGATGGAGGAAAAAGCCATACTCAAAAATACTGGGAAGAactaaatatactttttttgAGGTGGGGGAATTAAAAGGAAGAGTGGGAAGTACTGAAGTAACATTCAAAGGTTGGGGGAGAGTAAAGTACCCTGTAGGTTATAAAAAACACAATAATGTAGGAGTCAAAGGACAAGATATTGCTTTGCCTTTTCCCCCCCACTGGGTTTACATTCTGCTTACTGAAAGAATAATTCTGAAGGAAACTTGTCATCAGGATAACCTGCTCAAGCCCTCCACACCTCAAACTTAAAAGAGATCTGCACACCTTTTCCCaccccaacaaaaaacaaaaacaaaaaatcagccGCCCCCCCaccctcaaaaaaccaaaaaaaactaGAAAGGagagctcaaaaaaaaaaatttccaaaactaaccaaaacccaaccccaaacaTGATTGGACAATCCTTGGAAGAAGCATTACATTTTGTTGGAGAGaggtcaagaaaaaaaaattaagatgaaggggtggagtaaaaaaaaaaaaaagtaacaaaacaaaaaaactaaccaaccaatcaaaaaaaaaaaaaaaaaaaaaaggcctctCTTTCCTTATTTGGCGACAAGCAAGTGCAAGAAAGTGTCCGCTGGGGTTTTGTTCAGTTGTCGGTCTTTTGCACATCTGCATTCTGGCCAAGACAAGGGGCTTTGAGGTTTTTCTGCAGCACATGGGCATCTGCGGGCTCTATCCTCTTGTAGTAGTTCTTCTTCGTCTCAATGATCTCAAAGCCAAACTTTCTGTAGAAGTCAATTGCAGATTCGTTGCTGATCTGGACATGCCTGGGACAGAACAGGGCATAGAGAGACTGGGGTCAGTACTCTGCCTCCATACTCAGAAAGGTCAAAGACAAGAAAAGCAGCTAGCTACATAGAGACAGGAACAGCAGTGTAAATCCAAGACTAGAAATGTTGGTCTTCCCAATTCAATTCTGGGCTAACACTCAGCTCCTGGATGGCCCATGGTTGTCAACAGTAGTAAATGTTTCCCCTCAGTAAAACTCTTTCAAGGAACACAAAATGGCAGAGAGACTCTGAAGTCTTACTACCTcagtaatttccatttttcttcatcttattAAAGCAATATGGCAGATACTCAGTGGAAATATGTAACAGAGTTTCACTATAAAGCCAGCTTTAACCTCCTGTAGTAACACTTTGCAGATGATCAGAGGAGTAGTCTCAGGGAATATCCCAACACACTGTAACATACAACTGGCAGTGATGTTTGATACGATTTTAACACCTTGCTCTACACTTTAACCACTCCTCTCTCCTCACAAAAAGCTGTAATACAGAGAAGTCCTATGGATTTACAAAGTCCTTTTCACTTGTATTTACTTCCCCATGAGTTTTACAGATTTTGCTAGCGTGTTTCAAGGCCTCCAAAACAAACAGCCATCAGCTCTTCATCCTAAGTGACTAGGACACTTATTTGGAcaagttttgttaaaaaataaaaatagaaaaaaataaaaatatttatatcaatAAAGGCATTCATTAGACACTTCCAAAATTCAGTGGACACCGCACAACTTTATGAACCACTTTGTCATGACAACACACTGTATAACCATAGAACCAAAGTAACTGTGGAAgccaaagcagaacaaaacaaaagatcTTAGTGTTAAGCCAAATAAGCACCAAAAAGCTAAAAGGGAACTTTATTGTAAAGACAAATTTAGGCAGTGATATCAAATTTGGTGCTAAACTGCACAATATGTTCAAACAGAAGATGTACAAGCATTAGATATTGTAGTAAAATCAATGGGCCAGTAAAAGAACTTTAGCCAAATTTTGGGGGCTTATTCATGCCAGAATCCTTGGTCTAGGAACTATAAAGAAGGATTatgaaggatttggggttttttttttgtattagaATCAGCAAACAGTTCCTTCACTGTGCACACAGTAAGATGCAAAAGTAAAAAGGGCAGCCCCTGTCCCATTATGCAGGCATCTCAGAGAGAGTTCATTACCACTTCTCCTGAGGcagaagagcaggaaggaaTATGAGCCAAAGGCAACTTTATTCAGACACCTCTTTGAAACACGTTCCTCTTACAGAGAGGGCACAAAGCAACAACATCAGAGGATGCGGAAGAGTGCGCATGGAAGAGTGCACACCTCCATGGCAGAAGTGGACTGAGTTTGAGGAGAAAGTCACTCCATTTATAGTGGTATCAATGTATGAAACACTCCTCACAAAGCATCTTCCACAGGCCTGGCAAGTATTCAGGGTGTAGTTCTGTGGCAGTGTAAGTCCATCCAAGCTGTACCTGCTGTGGGCCCATCCCCAGCAGTGCATCATGCTTGCACTGATGTGATGGCCAAGGCAGCGACGCACAAGGAGTTGGTTTAGAGAAGCAATGAGGCCAAAAACTGCCATCAAACCAAACTCACCTGGTAACCACACAGACACCAATGCACAGGAACAAGCAGAAGTGGGAAACCAgcataaaaggaaaagcataGTTTTGGCATGTATGGATTTCAGATTCTCTTTCCAGGGGGACTCCTGGTACTGCCCTCTATGCCAGTGCTTGTTCTCTTGCCTGCATCATGCCAAGTGCTTACACAGACATGcagttgattttaaaaataaccaaaacaaagcacaagAAAACCACTCCCAAAAGCCAAAACCACactagaacaaaaaaaaaaaaaaaacaacacccagaaacaaaactgaaaacagcttCCCCAGCTGGGTCAGGGCACTGATCTAGTTTATTATGTTGCTGCACAAACAGCTGACCTGCCAGAATGGGAATAGCAGTTGGGCCTTATTACTGAATGTAGTAAACTTTCAGTGCTTGCAAACATCTTTAATATTCTAATCCACAGAGTGCTGTCAAAAAAGACAGACAGCATATGCATCAAAACTGCATTCAAGACTTGCAGTATTTTCCATTCAGAAGATGACCTTgtatgataaaaataaaatcctttttaaaaagatttttttttgtcttacagTGTAATTTTGCTCTAGAACATAATTTTGTAACTAAACTACTTTCAAattcagcaaatttgcagaacCCTTTCTAAATCAAGCAGCTTTTGGTTTTCTCAGCATTACACAACAAGCCTAGAATATGACCCCTGGTTTCCCTGCTATGTTCCATGACCCCACAAAAATATACACTAAACCCACACTTGGATCTCCGTCCCTTTGCTCCCATATCTACCTTTATCATCTCTCAAAAAATGCATGAGTGTAACTCATTTACTTACAGATAGATGTTGTCAAAAGTGCCATCTTTTTCACAGATGTTTAAGACATGATTCAACATTTTAGTTCCTGCCAAAAGATAAAGAGATACTTAATAAAACTAGAAGGGCACAATTTAGTCTGTACTTAGCTAGGTGCTTCCTTGAGCAGAGGCAGGTTAACTGTAGGTAGATTAAAATGATAGAGTGTGAAAACTAGGAAAGGCAAATAAAACATGATGTGTAAGTATTTAATTCTGTCTCTGATTGCTCATAAACCTTAATTCATTTTgaatgaagaagaagaaataaaagtcaCAACAAACCAGAAGCATATGTATAAATCAGCTTATTTTAATACTAGTTTCAAGGTCTCAAACTCAGCTCAAAATACAGCCAAAATATTGTATAAAGCAGTGAAGGCACTGGTAAGCTTTTCTACTAAAGacctaataaaataatttaaaatacagttatcttttccttccagtttgTCAAGGCAAACAGGTTACTATAGGTCTTGATTAATGTGTCCTATTAGTTTGCAATGTGGAGCAAAGAACTTAATGCAAAATAGACCAAAAGCAGGTGCTACCCCATAGCAGCAATAATCAGTAGTgataaagacaaaataaatataaagccCCTACATTTAGAAGAATGAAAAGAGAAGCCAATGAAGAAATGTTGTGTTCTACTTATGTATGACTTGCATACTGGCTACATATCTCTGACAAATTATTTCATCTCTCTCTGCAACAATTTTCACATCCATAGAAGCAGAGTATTTACATCACAGTATTATAATATGATTAAGATTAAAGTAATCTGAAATcctgaattaaaaattactacAGAAGGTTCATTTCTGAAAGGCAGGGAAGAATGTACACATGATAAATCATACTCTTTCCCCCAAGTCCCTTCCAAAGAAATCAGCAGTCTAAAGTGCACTAACTTGGTTAAAAATCTGaaagagcatttaaaaagcTGGACAGCAACTTGGTTTCTTTGATGCCTCAGATATAAAAGAAGACCCCTCTTTACCTATTCCTAGCCTTCGGTAGGGTGCCAGGCATCCAAGTGTCATGATGTACAGTCTCTTCTGGTTCTGGGAGTGATCCACCCTACAGCACACTGCTCCCACTGCAATATCATTGAAAtaagctgccagggagggaaaCAAAGGTTTATCAGTAACAAGTCTCAAACTACACATACAGCTCTTTAATTTACACCCTTGtatcttcctccctcccctctcatTAATTCTCCTATCCAGATAAAATTACATACATTGTGGATTCACACTTGGAATGAAGtaactagtgctgctttgacaCAGTGGTTGTTCATTACTGTTCACACCAACCAGCAATGACATCAGGAGGTAAGCTGGCAATGCACAACTGCTTTCTTCTGGAACAGAAAACATGCCTATTCCCAGTGGGACGTAATCTATTTAGAACACAGACCCTCTGTGGCTTCTTTGAGGTTCTTAAACAGTTATTTTTCATGATGTAAAACAACTAAATAGAAGCAGCTATTCAAAACCATTATGGATAGCAATGATGACCACTTCTGCCACCACAGCCCACAATTACTGGCAAGAACATTTGTACCTAGTTTGGCAAGTTCGCCAACCTCCAGTACATCCTTGTAGAACTTGTCATTGTAGCTGACAGGAAAAATGACCTGGTTTAGCCTCTTCAGCTGCTTAATGTTGTGTGGCGTCACATCTCCCAGCTCGATCCGGCTACTGGAACAAATCAAAACATGCTTAACATCTGATATACTGCAACATTTTTAAGGACACCCAAGATACTTTGCTTATCCTTAGAGAACTGTCCCACCTAAGAGCCAGCTCAATACATATTTGAGCTGCCATATCCAATCCATACAATCAAGGTTTATGGCTGATTTAAGTCCCAAATCTAGTTTCAGTCAGTTCTATACGGTCAGAAGTTTCTCAGGTCACCCTAAACACTAATGTGCCATAGTACATGTGTGGTTTCACTGGGTAAGAGACAGGAGAACATGGTTCTCTACATAAGTATTACCTTTAACATTATCCCACTCATTTCCCCTCTGATCATCAAgatcacaagaaaaaaaatattaaaaaaccctaagGAAAATATGGGAGGAACAGGAAGCTAGAACAGAGACCAAGGAAATGAAGTTCTTATCCATGCTTCAAAGACAGCCTCAATTTTACCACCTGTCAATATAAAGCCTATGCTTCAACAAAGTCATTACTAGATGCTTTTCTCTAAAAACGAACAGTACTGCATGCAACAAATATACTAAGCCTGTTAATATGCAACTGTGCCCTTCTCAAGGTGATATCTGCATCTACTTTGATCATCACTGAAATCCTTCttcctgctgagagcagaaCCACAACCTTAAAATACACTGAATTATACTGAGAAGAAACATAGCAAGCTTCTCTCTTTTCTAAGACTAACTTCCTGGCAGAAACACTAtacacacagaagaaaagagaaaaaaaaagaaaaataaattttaaaagaaagagattAGTTATCCTTGGGTGAGGGCAAGCAGTTTTAACAAGGAttacaagaatgaaaaataaaaaagaccaAGATAATCACAATCTTTTCCCAAATGACCACCAGAATATGCAGAAAGCCAGTGTACATGAAATTAGAAAAGCACACAATTCTAGGTTCATATCAGCCCTGTTTTACTGAATAGATATGGGCAGCCAGATTGTTTTCTGTCCAAACAGCAGTAAAGACACTGTTTGCTCTCAAGATTCCTTTCTTCATGTATGGCCATTTGCACAAGTCCCTTTGAGAATTACATTCCAACACAATATAAGTCCCGAGCTAATAAGGATGATGTTCTCACATACAGAAGTACTCCCAGTGTAAACAAGCATGCAATCAAAGTTGGAGATGGTGGGGAAATTGAAGTACTTGTTTTATGCCCAGCTTGGCACAACTGCTCAGCCTAGCACAGCAGGGCTTCTTCAGGCTCACAGAAGGCAAGTTCTGAtcccagccagcagtgctgctgccttttcctcagAAAGGGCAGGAGTAAAACTGTGGCATGTGGGTTGCTGGGTATATTTGTGTCCGTGAAAGAGTTTTGCTGGAGTAGGGCACCTCAGTAATCTCGTACTAGGAGGGAAAAGAAGCCTGAAGAGACCCTTTTGCTGCAGTCTGCATGAGAGTAGAAACCAAAGGGAGCAGGTCTCAACTACTCAGCTAGGTCACAtgagctgcagtgcaggaggtCAGTAAGGGAGGAGACAAACATCACATTCATACTCAGCTACTGAAAGCCAAGACCACTTCTCCAAATAACACAATATTAACCTTCGTGATACAAAAAAAGTATCAATAGTTCCAACCTTCAGTAGATCAGCACTGCTAGCATGATGAACTCACAACGAAGTCACTATACACCACATCTCCTTTTGAGCAAAAATCCCTGACACAGACCATCATAAGGtagtgttttctaatattatttAAAGATTAATTAGTTACTAATCAAACAAACCAGGCATTAGAAGATAGTCactatgaaatatttatgacaACAGTGCAACAGGACAAAAATATATTACCACAGGCAGCCAGGACAAAATGGCGAAGAAAGGGAACATGGCCAGAAAATGGATCTTTACCAAGAAGGTTTCAGACagagaacaaataaataaatgcagaagcagagtctaaggctgggagctgctgagccaaGACATCACCTCTGAGGCTGGCATCAGGCCAGAGAAATGAACTCTGTTAGTATATGGCTAAAAGGCACTTGCTGACACATTTCCTCAAGCCCCTGGACTTCCCCCCTCTATCTCTCACCACTTGCCATGttcactgctgcctcctgctaTCTCCCGCTGCTTGTCTCCTATGCTCTGTCACTATCGGGTTTGTCCTCGCAAGAATTGCACCAGGGACAGTACCTTACCCTGGAGACTAAAATGAAAGAGGTTTGAGAGACACTGCAGGAAGCATAAATCAATACCCTAAACATATCTGTTTAAATAGCATGTACTCAAACCATAAATTAGTTTAATGTATAGGACTAGCTGATTAAATCAGCACCACATCTATTATGCACAAAACCATTTAATACGTAAATTAAGTAAGAACATGGAAAGGAAGACCCACATTATGAGAATTCATCATTTTGCCTGAGGACGGTGTGGCAAAAGTGCCACTGGGGCCTTGAGTAAAATCATGGGaaagctggcactgctgccgAAAGCAGCAGTCTTGCTGTCCCCGAGCCACTCATTTCCATCCTCTTGCTGGCACAAATGTTTGTGCATCAATGTAGTGAACCAATTAAAACTAACCTggacaaaaaaaggaaagtttagTTTTAACCCACATCAGTCCCCTGACTGCATTCATCACATAAGTCCTCAGCCAgaataaagaagagaaaaaaagtttccatAGGCAGAACTAATTGGTTCTCGAGCAGAAGTGCCAGCTCACCCCGGTTTAAACTGGAAGTACTGCGCAAGAGGAGCACAGGGATATAGATTATCCAGCACATCGGTGAACACAGTCTACAGATATTGTGCTACACTTTATCATCCAAACAACATTGTGCACTTTGAAAAACTACTCCAAATCACCAAGACAAAGCACCTGTAATAAAGGACTCCAAATTATCACTCCCTTATTTTCACCAAAGTAAAGCAAGCAGCTTTGTGgggtcttttttgttgttgttagtttgtttttaacAGCAGTTTACAACTAGACCTGGTTCTTCAAGTGAAGTCTCAGCCAAATCAGTAACTTAAGCAAGTTTACTATGCCAGCTAAGGTCTGACTAGGCCAGTCCTGTGCATTCCAGCTTAGTAGAGGGTGTACCAGAAACACTTATCCTCTGctgttgcaaagaaaaaaattcaattacGAGCTCAAATTATCATACGAGAGAACATAAAGATGTGTAAAGAACCTGAAGTGCCCAGAAGGGACATGCCCTCCCATAACAAATTACTCAACTCTATGATGCCACTAATATTGCTAAGAAGATCCACACTTACTACTGGCACCCCACAGCTCAAATGGCACTCCATGGAAGATGCAATAGTCAACTGTACTCCACCTTAGATGTCAAAGCTTCTGAGACAAGCCAGTCACCCCATTCCAAGCAATTGTTTTTAGCACGGTAGAATGAGGGACTCCTGGCTTATCAGGTCAGGCCTCTTACTACCACAATGTTCCACAAATCCATACACTCTCCTCAATGAAATACCAGCCTTCTAAAGCCGCTTAAATATCTTCCATTGTAAGGCTGCTCCCATGCTACCATTATTCTCAGTTAGTTATTCCAGTGTACTCAAATGTACCTCTATGCTGCCTGGAGAGCATGGGCACCACTGCCCAGGCCTTTTCAGAGAGTTACCATGACCTCTTCATACCTTTCTTCTAACTAAAGCCAAGCTCCTGGCCTTTTCCTGCAAGGTTGGCTCTTAATTCCTACTATTGTCATATTCGTTCTTACATTCCTTCTGATTAAAGTTGATTTTCCTTAAACACAGCTAACCAAAACTGATTACAGCAGCCCAAACGTTATTGTCCTGTCCCATGGCACCAAGTTTTTTCGGTCACTACTGGAAGCATTTTCCTGACATAACCTAGGATTACATTTTAATGAGAAACATTCAGTGTTTTTCACGACTGCTACATTCCATGACTTGgtcactggggaaaaaacactTGGAGAATTCACTAGTAAAGGGAATCAGCTGCTGGTGCATAGGCTGCTATCTGTTAAAAGCGCACAGCAACACTGCCCAGCGATGTAAGAGCGGAAGTGAAGAGTGATCCACCAAATCTGAACAGAAGTGTGACTTTAGTGAGGTGACAGGCACCACTTCCTGAAACTGGATGCATGCCCAGAACATTGGCATTAACACTCCTGCTCTTGCATGCCAGTGTCCTAAGATCCTCCAGGCACTGGCTagaaaaagcatcaaaaattTTGTAGGACCAAATGCAATCTAGTTAGTCCTGCTGCAGTTGCattgctctgcctgcagcttaCAGTGCTGTGATTTGAACAGTCTATTTTTCCTACATCTTACATTGATACTGGTGGAAATAACACAGGCTACATGAGACATTAGTGTGACTTATGTTAAGACTGCCTTTTGCTGCTCAACATGATACTAAAGAAGAACTGCTATACAGAATGACAGCTCAAGAGGCAGCCAATTTCCAGCTACAGTTCAACAGGAAACGCAAATTCACTCCCTGGGAATAACAAGTGCCCAACACTAGTTCAGAACCAACATCGGGGAGAAAAAGCGAATTTCAAGTTTCTAAATGCTGTAAGAATCTCAGTCTCATTCAACTTTAAATAGTGCAAGTCTCTCCCCAGAGGGCTGTGCCTGACTGAAACAGATCTCCATGTAACTGATAGCTGGGCTCCAGCTTATTGAAGGCATCTGGCAGGCTAAATTTAGCAGAGCTGTATCTGAAACTTGCAAAACGTACTGAGGAGTAAGTCAGGGGAGGCAGCACTGAGAAATGGGCCCTAACAAATTAAGAGGACTTCAGAGAAGGTTTGTCACCTGCTAAGCGGCTAGCTAGCTTTATTGCTTCTATTTTGGCATCCAAGTCAAAGCAGGAGTCTAGACAGGATAATCCGCTCgtaaaatcaaaccaaaccagaacTATGAAGGCTATAGACCTGAAGGGTGTGGCTCTGCTTAGATTCTACTCCAAGGCCAAAAGAGCCTGTTCTAGTGTTTTGGGGTCACTGGgatttttatggggttttttgtttggtttgtttttgtttaggattttttatAATGGATGAGCTGTCTTgctacacacacacaagttagtCGAGTTCTTGTGGGCAGACCAGTATGTTTTCAATTACCTCAAAGATCTGTGGGCTGCATATCTACTCTGCTTCGCTTGTCAGAAAACCAGAAGGATAAGTACAAACCTAGCATGCAAAAAGCCTTACCAATTTGCTCTGAAACCCCTGATCTTCCTTAGTCCTGCTTACTACTGAAAACATGTGTTGCATGACACCCGATACCCTGCTGGACGCTACCCCCAGATCTGGCCTGCAGAAGAGCACAATGAtgtacagaagaaaacaaagccattttAGAATCAGAATTAACACAAGACTTTATTCAAGACTTGCAAGACTACTGGATGTCACTGTGAACAGGTTTCACGCATCACATCCCCAAGGCATACCTCAGACCCTTGCTGCCTCTCCCTTTagcattaaaaaaggaaaaaaaaatccacagcatATTACAGCCAAGTTTCTTCATTATATCTGGATGTCGTGTAATTTACTCTGCTTCAACCTAGAAAACCTGACCACATACAAAAGACTGGCTGGTCTTCACATGCAAGAAGCAAAATTATGCTATAACAGCCTCACAGTTTTTCCAGCTGTAACATGTCCTACCTAGCTCTCAAATCTTCAAGTGAATCTCCATCTTTCAAttcttgaaaaagaaacttttccaagaaaattaTAAGCTATCCTATTCTGTAGATGGATACAAAGAGCATCAATCACTATGCCCAGCTGACAGAATTTTCAAACtctaaaacaggaaaaataaatgtagctGGTCCAGAATAGAAAAGCAGACACACATACATCACTTAGTTTTCCATAAAATTTTGCTGCTCCAGAGCACCTCACAAGGTTaaagccaaaatatttattcagccTATCCCAGGTACATCAATATCAGGTGAAAGAGGAAACAACTTGTCTGCCATCATACAGCAGATGAAGGGCTGCCAGAAACCCCAACTCTTCACTGCTGCTCTAAAGCAAGCTCACAAGAACATTGATTTTTATCCATGATTGCTAAACAGAAGTACTTCACTATTTTGAAATAGCTTCCCTCAAAATTAGTTTTGCGCCTCCACTAACTATATCCTGAGACACCTTATAGATTACTGCCACTTTCCAcaccctcagtgtccccagat encodes:
- the NAA50 gene encoding N-alpha-acetyltransferase 50 isoform X1; this translates as MKGSRIELGDVTPHNIKQLKRLNQVIFPVSYNDKFYKDVLEVGELAKLAYFNDIAVGAVCCRVDHSQNQKRLYIMTLGCLAPYRRLGIGTKMLNHVLNICEKDGTFDNIYLHVQISNESAIDFYRKFGFEIIETKKNYYKRIEPADAHVLQKNLKAPCLGQNADVQKTDN
- the NAA50 gene encoding N-alpha-acetyltransferase 50 isoform X2; this encodes MKGRIELGDVTPHNIKQLKRLNQVIFPVSYNDKFYKDVLEVGELAKLAYFNDIAVGAVCCRVDHSQNQKRLYIMTLGCLAPYRRLGIGTKMLNHVLNICEKDGTFDNIYLHVQISNESAIDFYRKFGFEIIETKKNYYKRIEPADAHVLQKNLKAPCLGQNADVQKTDN